One window from the genome of Effusibacillus pohliae DSM 22757 encodes:
- the fliE gene encoding flagellar hook-basal body complex protein FliE, which yields MIRPISQISPLTVGETGVAPKTASQESFASVLGNILNKVAEMETQSANLGYQLAAGQGGDIHNVMIAGEKASLALQMTVQVRNKVVEAYQEVMRMQI from the coding sequence ATGATTCGTCCCATCTCACAAATATCCCCGTTGACAGTTGGGGAGACAGGAGTGGCCCCAAAGACCGCCTCGCAAGAGTCTTTTGCTTCAGTGCTGGGAAACATTCTAAACAAAGTGGCTGAAATGGAAACCCAGTCCGCAAATTTGGGATACCAACTGGCAGCGGGCCAGGGGGGAGACATTCATAATGTGATGATTGCGGGTGAAAAAGCATCGCTTGCCCTGCAGATGACGGTACAGGTTCGGAACAAGGTGGTCGAAGCCTATCAGGAAGTCATGCGGATGCAAATTTAA
- the flgB gene encoding flagellar basal body rod protein FlgB: MSFINTKSMQIYERTLDAASLRQKELANNIANVDTPNFKRSDISFESTLQAYLEQKNAPIQLLQTDPRHIPAGPRSISQIQPEIIVENSTAVNNNGNNVDIDSEMTQLAVNQIKYNAVVQLISGHFNKLRTAIQGGGR; the protein is encoded by the coding sequence ATGAGTTTCATCAATACCAAATCGATGCAAATTTACGAACGGACTCTTGACGCTGCCAGTCTCAGACAAAAAGAGTTAGCCAACAACATTGCGAACGTGGATACTCCAAACTTTAAAAGAAGCGACATATCGTTTGAGTCAACCCTGCAAGCTTATCTGGAGCAAAAGAATGCACCCATACAATTGTTGCAAACCGATCCCAGACATATACCAGCTGGCCCTCGATCAATCAGCCAGATTCAACCGGAAATTATCGTGGAGAACTCCACAGCCGTTAACAATAACGGTAACAATGTGGACATTGACTCGGAAATGACTCAACTGGCTGTCAATCAGATCAAATACAACGCCGTCGTGCAGCTGATCAGCGGACACTTTAACAAGCTTCGTACCGCAATTCAGGGTGGAGGACGATAA